A region of the Herpetosiphon gulosus genome:
AATTTAATGCCTAATTCGTAGGCCAATAATACCTCTGGCACAAGCGTCATGCCCACCACATCGGCCCCAAAATTGGCCCAAGCCCGAATTTCAGCAGCGGTTTCTAGGCGTGGTCCTTCCGAGCAGGCATAGGTGCCACAATCAAAGCTGCGGGCTTGATAGCGTCGTGCCTGCTGGTAGAGCACGCTAGCACTCGCTGGATCAAACACCCGCTGGGCAATTTGCCAAGCATTGGCATTGGGCAGATCGCCAGCAAAATTGATCGGGCGGGTTTTAGTGCCATTCAGCACATGGTTGAGCACAACCAAATCATGCACCTGCAATAATTGATTGATTGCCCCGACTCCATTCCAGCTAAGAATGTGTTGGTAGCCCAGCTCTTTGGCAGCCCAAATATTGGCGCGGCTATTGACGAAGGGGGGCGAAACATCCAAGCGACCCCAACCGTGGCGCGATGCAAGCCCAATTTTGCCTGCAAATCGCTCTGGTTGATAGATCGCGCCAGCCGTGCCATAGGGCGTTTCGAGCGTTTGATAGCTGCCAGATCCCAGCGTTGACTCAAGATCGAGAAAATAGGTTCCTGTGCCACCGAGCAATAAAATCATGCGCCCCCCAAATACATCAAATCATCGTCATCATCATGCTCATTGCTCGGCGCTGATTCATCCAAAAATTCAGCATCAGCATACTCGATCAGGTGGCCAGTAAATTGTCCATTCAAGCCAAAGACCAAGCCAATACAACCAAAACTGATCGCATGCGGCAGAATCATCAAGAAATCAATCCCGCTGCTTTGGCCTGTCCAACGAGCATGGACTTGAATCACGATGATCAAAAATTGGGTGGCCAGCAACGCGGCGATGGCGCTGGGCGGGGCGCTGGGCAAACCATCCCAAGCATCGCGGCCAGCCTCAAGTGCTCGCCAAGCAATAAAGCCCGCCATAATTAATAAAAACCAGCCAATCCAGCCATTAAAGAGGAAGCGTAGTAGGCCACACCAAACTACAAAAAAACCGCCGAACACCAAGCCGAGTACCAACATTAATCCAGTTACAATCATATGGGCGGCCTTGCGCTGTTGCATGCCTGCTCTCCTATAACGCCATCACAGCTTCACGTAAGGCCTGAACTAAGTGTGGGTCGCCCTCGATGCTGATATTGGCGGCGATTTTGCGGCCAAATAAATACAGCAAAATCTCACCTGGCTCGCCGATTAATTTAACTGCTGCATCGGCGGGCTTAGCTTGGCGTGGAAATCCAGTGCCAACCTGAAAAGCCAAGGCTTGACCATTGGGCCGCACCAGCGCAATAATTCCAGGTGTTTTAAACGAGCGCAACATCATGCGAGCATTGATATGCAGTAATTTCCAAATTAAATCTTGGACTGCTGGCGGCGAGATACGTGGTTTATTCAAGCCAGCGCGGCGTAAATCCTCGTTATGCACCCATTGCTCAACAAAATTAGCCAAGGCTGGGCCAGGTAAGCGAAACGCTAATGGTGGGCCATTGCGCAATTGTTGCAATAAAGCGAACCGCCCTTGCTTCAAGGCCTGTTGCATCAAATCGTCGGGGTGTAAACCTAGCTTGCCTTTGGTCGATTCGGCGACTAAAAAGCGGATTGGTTGAGTTTCGCGGGCGACCATATGCGCCACCAAATGCGTGACAGTCCAGCCTTCGCACAGTGTGGTGGCCTGCCATTGTTCTTTAGTTAACGATTCAAGTAATGCCACGGCATCAGCGCGTTCTTGTTTAAGCAATTGCGAAGCATTCATGGCAACTCCAAGCACTAAAATTCTCAAGATATTGTATCATGCTTCACATTGTGCCGATGGCTAAGGCCAGTTAAACCCGCTTGTGAATAAAGGTAATGAAACCTTCCACGATTTGTGATTGCGCGTCAGTAGTTTCCGGCAAACCGCGTAGCACCACGATTGCAATAATCAATAGAATTAATAAAGCTACGCCAATTGAAATGATCGAAATTGGTTGCATTTTAGCTGAGGCTAGTGGTTGTGGTGCAATCGCTAGTTGCGGTGGTTGTGGCTGACGTGGTTTTGAGGGTGTTGCTGGTTGTGCCACTTGAATCACGGCAGTTGGTTGATCGAGGGCAGCAAGGCGTTTTTGGGCGGTTTGGTTTTGTGGTTCTAGCGCCAAAACCCGCTGTAAACACTCGCGCTGGCGTTCTGGCTCATGGAT
Encoded here:
- a CDS encoding MTAP family purine nucleoside phosphorylase, which encodes MILLLGGTGTYFLDLESTLGSGSYQTLETPYGTAGAIYQPERFAGKIGLASRHGWGRLDVSPPFVNSRANIWAAKELGYQHILSWNGVGAINQLLQVHDLVVLNHVLNGTKTRPINFAGDLPNANAWQIAQRVFDPASASVLYQQARRYQARSFDCGTYACSEGPRLETAAEIRAWANFGADVVGMTLVPEVLLAYELGIKFASLAYVTNFATGVEPSTGAPRFFGVEVAQTCLQIVLATAEQLLATNEVSTR
- a CDS encoding maleylpyruvate isomerase family mycothiol-dependent enzyme, whose amino-acid sequence is MNASQLLKQERADAVALLESLTKEQWQATTLCEGWTVTHLVAHMVARETQPIRFLVAESTKGKLGLHPDDLMQQALKQGRFALLQQLRNGPPLAFRLPGPALANFVEQWVHNEDLRRAGLNKPRISPPAVQDLIWKLLHINARMMLRSFKTPGIIALVRPNGQALAFQVGTGFPRQAKPADAAVKLIGEPGEILLYLFGRKIAANISIEGDPHLVQALREAVMAL